One Luteibacter aegosomaticola genomic window carries:
- a CDS encoding response regulator, translated as MARRDTLLVVNDDAAIREAFRAPLEHAGYQVMEAGTGAEGMRLLSRSAIDALILDVNLPDVTGFDIVRDVRAHSETQLLPVVLVSAAAVDTAEIVAGLDNGADAYLSQQTEPGILLATIRTLLRVRDAERALRDAEARVREIFTTIAAPMAVVDGDLHVNESNDAFARLLDGRMEGQALDAWFEPGQHETIEAMRIALGGKRRWRGLLSIRSSGMVRETEWRVTPYRDGAGMVSVEDVTEQRRRERDQLEQIDTAATQLAAEVAVRERAESQLLQAQKMDALGKLTGGIAHDFNNLLTSIITGIDLINRQVGSGKPEGVERFADAAMGAARRAAALTHRLLAFARQQPLDAKAIDVNERVSAMEDMLRRTLGEAVTLQAHLAYGRMVASVDGNQLDNALLNLVINARDAMTVGGTITVSTRLETVGTNDELQPGAYVVLGVSDTGTGIEPALLEKVFEPFFTTKPIGKGTGLGLSMIYGFARQSGGGVRIASEVGKGTEVSLWLPVDEGDIEPVKPRRARSEGGHGERVLIVEDTDALRELACAALVSAGYACTETGDIGEALRMLRGDDPIDLLLTDVGMPDMDGRELARTARAWRPELPVLFMTGYAENAADPSRFLGPGMEILLKPFEVGTLLDRVRGALG; from the coding sequence GTGGCAAGGCGTGACACGTTACTCGTCGTGAATGATGACGCGGCGATCAGGGAGGCCTTTCGCGCGCCCCTGGAGCACGCCGGCTACCAGGTGATGGAGGCGGGAACGGGCGCGGAAGGCATGCGGCTTCTTTCGCGAAGCGCTATCGATGCGTTGATCCTCGATGTGAACCTGCCGGATGTGACTGGCTTCGACATCGTCCGTGATGTGCGCGCCCATTCCGAAACGCAGTTGCTGCCTGTCGTGCTCGTATCTGCCGCGGCGGTCGATACCGCGGAGATCGTCGCAGGTCTGGATAACGGCGCCGATGCCTATCTTTCGCAGCAGACCGAGCCCGGTATCTTGCTGGCGACGATACGTACCTTGCTACGTGTACGCGATGCAGAGCGTGCGCTACGCGATGCCGAGGCGCGTGTGCGCGAGATCTTCACCACGATCGCCGCGCCCATGGCGGTCGTCGATGGCGACCTGCACGTCAATGAAAGCAACGATGCATTTGCCCGTCTTCTTGATGGACGCATGGAAGGGCAGGCGCTCGATGCGTGGTTCGAGCCCGGCCAGCACGAAACGATCGAGGCGATGCGTATCGCCCTGGGCGGCAAACGACGCTGGCGCGGTCTGTTGTCCATCCGCTCCAGCGGCATGGTGCGTGAGACCGAATGGCGCGTCACGCCTTATCGCGATGGTGCGGGCATGGTCTCTGTCGAAGACGTGACCGAACAGCGCCGTCGCGAGCGCGATCAGCTTGAACAGATCGATACAGCAGCGACCCAGCTTGCCGCGGAAGTCGCCGTGCGCGAGCGTGCCGAGTCGCAGCTGCTCCAGGCGCAGAAGATGGATGCGCTGGGCAAGCTCACCGGCGGCATCGCCCACGACTTCAACAACCTGCTGACCAGCATCATCACGGGCATTGACCTGATCAACCGCCAGGTGGGTTCGGGTAAGCCGGAAGGGGTCGAACGTTTCGCGGATGCGGCCATGGGCGCCGCGCGTCGTGCCGCGGCGCTCACCCATCGGCTGCTGGCGTTCGCGCGGCAACAGCCGCTGGATGCGAAGGCCATCGATGTGAACGAGCGCGTGAGCGCGATGGAAGACATGTTGCGCCGGACGCTTGGTGAGGCCGTGACCTTGCAGGCCCACCTGGCCTATGGCCGCATGGTGGCCAGCGTGGACGGCAACCAGCTCGATAACGCGTTACTCAATCTCGTGATCAACGCGCGTGATGCGATGACCGTTGGAGGCACCATCACGGTGTCGACGCGGCTCGAGACGGTCGGCACGAATGACGAGTTGCAGCCCGGTGCCTATGTGGTGCTAGGTGTTTCGGATACGGGGACGGGCATCGAGCCCGCGCTGCTGGAAAAGGTGTTCGAGCCATTCTTCACCACCAAGCCCATCGGCAAGGGTACGGGGCTCGGCCTGTCCATGATCTATGGCTTCGCCCGGCAGTCTGGCGGTGGCGTGCGCATCGCCAGCGAAGTGGGGAAAGGCACGGAAGTCTCCCTGTGGCTACCGGTGGACGAGGGCGATATCGAGCCCGTGAAGCCGCGGCGCGCGCGCTCCGAAGGCGGGCACGGCGAGCGGGTACTCATCGTGGAAGATACCGATGCGCTGCGCGAACTGGCCTGTGCGGCGTTGGTATCGGCGGGCTACGCGTGCACCGAGACGGGCGATATCGGCGAAGCACTCCGGATGCTGCGTGGCGACGATCCCATCGATCTGCTGCTCACCGACGTGGGCATGCCTGACATGGACGGGCGTGAACTCGCCAGGACCGCGCGCGCCTGGCGGCCGGAGCTGCCCGTCCTGTTCATGACGGGGTACGCGGAAAATGCCGCCGACCCCAGCCGGTTCCTCGGCCCGGGCATGGAGATCCTGCTGAAGCCGTTCGAAGTGGGGACGCTGCTGGACCGCGTGCGTGGCGCGCTGGGCTAG
- a CDS encoding tetratricopeptide repeat protein, whose protein sequence is MSEGTRGGVLGDHRFVAEMDALQKFGRLEKDAQLGDAQAQFRVGVMYFDGEHVAQDRTRSAHWLRRAAEQGHLDGQFRLAMQYAEGHGVLRDPAEAAEWLRRAAEVGHAEAQCALGTLYARGHGVAADRQQALHWWGMAADQGHAQACVNLGVSHYFGRGVPRDAELAFAFYNKAIERGDPTSRGYADALCSVAHMYVDGIGVHADAAMGAHHYRRAAELGNSIAQFTLGKMYLEASGLAADREQARYWFGRAAEQGDNEAKQRLAELDAEGYEPEQVSARQAASGPQDAAGQYQLGMRLATGDGVARNDPDAVRWLALAAEKGHPQAQHALARMIDGGRGVQRNIEEVLRLLRLAAGQGLPEAQYELGRLHEEGDGVQPNTAIARAWYRKAASRGHLKALKRLEKRQWWRFW, encoded by the coding sequence ATGTCGGAAGGAACACGGGGCGGCGTCCTCGGCGACCATCGGTTTGTCGCCGAGATGGACGCATTACAGAAATTCGGCCGGCTGGAGAAAGATGCGCAGCTAGGCGACGCGCAGGCGCAGTTTCGCGTCGGCGTCATGTATTTCGACGGCGAACACGTCGCGCAGGACCGCACGCGGTCGGCCCACTGGCTGCGCCGCGCCGCCGAACAGGGCCATCTTGACGGGCAGTTCCGCCTGGCCATGCAGTACGCCGAAGGCCATGGCGTGCTTCGGGACCCTGCCGAAGCGGCCGAGTGGCTGCGCCGGGCCGCGGAAGTCGGCCACGCCGAGGCGCAATGCGCGCTGGGCACCTTGTATGCGCGTGGCCACGGTGTGGCCGCGGACCGCCAGCAGGCGCTGCACTGGTGGGGCATGGCCGCCGACCAGGGCCATGCCCAGGCCTGCGTCAACCTGGGGGTGTCGCATTATTTCGGCCGTGGCGTGCCGCGTGACGCCGAGCTGGCGTTCGCCTTCTACAACAAGGCGATCGAGCGCGGCGACCCCACCAGCCGTGGCTATGCCGACGCCCTGTGCAGCGTCGCGCACATGTACGTCGACGGGATTGGCGTGCACGCCGATGCCGCCATGGGCGCCCACCATTACCGTCGCGCCGCGGAACTGGGCAACAGCATCGCCCAGTTCACCCTGGGCAAGATGTACCTCGAAGCCAGCGGCCTCGCCGCTGATCGCGAGCAGGCACGCTACTGGTTTGGCCGGGCGGCCGAGCAGGGCGATAACGAAGCGAAGCAGCGCCTTGCGGAACTGGATGCGGAAGGCTATGAACCCGAGCAAGTCTCCGCCCGCCAGGCGGCCAGCGGCCCGCAGGACGCGGCGGGTCAGTACCAGCTGGGCATGCGCCTGGCTACCGGCGATGGCGTGGCCCGCAACGACCCGGACGCGGTGCGCTGGCTGGCGCTGGCCGCGGAAAAGGGTCATCCCCAGGCCCAGCACGCGCTCGCCCGGATGATCGATGGCGGCCGCGGCGTCCAGCGCAATATCGAGGAAGTGCTGCGCCTGCTCCGCCTGGCTGCCGGGCAAGGTTTGCCCGAGGCCCAGTACGAACTGGGTCGCCTGCACGAGGAGGGGGATGGCGTGCAACCCAACACCGCCATTGCCCGTGCCTGGTATCGCAAGGCAGCCTCCCGCGGGCACCTCAAGGCCCTGAAAAGGCTCGAGAAGCGCCAGTGGTGGCGGTTCTGGTAA
- a CDS encoding M1 family metallopeptidase, which translates to MRKTLVSAIAVALAGLSTVAAAQQATTQLPRTVRPSHYDVSVVPHADKLTFDGKVGIDIEVLEPTATITLNAIDMSFANVTLAAAKGKAGFGAPKVSIDAENQTATFTFAKPLAAGAYRLSMDYTGKIGTQANGLFAIDYDTKASGKKRALYTQFENSDARRFIPSWDEPNYKATFTLDATVPSADMAVSNMPAASKKDVGHGMVKWSFGQSPKMSTYLVFFGAGEFDRITTKSEGVEIGVITQKGLTSQAQFTLDSGSAVLKEYNNYFGVPYPLPKLDNIASPGQSQFFAAMENWGAIYTFEYALLLDPTISTQADKQEVFNTAAHEMAHQWFGDLVTMQWWDDLWLNEGFASWLAARTTERLHPEWHTNLENVGTRESAMARDSVVTTHPVVQRVATVEQASQAFDSITYAKGESVIRMLEAYVGPDAWRKGVQAYIKAHAYGNTVSDDLWKEIDAAAGKPVTQIAHDFTLQPGIPLVKVESVSCANGSTTLTLSQGEFTRDRPDKKPLHWNVPVIAKTLGGAPASTLLDGKGTLTVAGCGPVIVNAGQTGYYRTQYTPALVKQLLGAFTKLDPIDQLGVMSDTWAQGMVGLQPTSDGLDLIKATPLDASPQLWQEVAGNLAMLDTYYQGDAARQAVFRKFAISRLSPKLDQVGWEAKQGEEVPVAILRSSLIGTLGFLGDAKVVAEARSRFEKNSMPPELRKTILGVVATNADAATWDKLHEQAKAEKTPLVKDRLYGMLAAARDNALAQRALDLALTDEPGATNSAGLIRGVSRLHPELAFDFAVAHKDQVDKFVDSTSTARYYPAIAGMSMQKATIDKINAFSAKYIAEGSRRDAETTVSSITYRMMVRDQRLPAVDAWLKKNG; encoded by the coding sequence ATGCGTAAAACTCTCGTCAGCGCGATCGCCGTGGCGCTCGCCGGCCTGTCCACCGTCGCCGCCGCCCAGCAGGCGACCACCCAGCTGCCGCGCACCGTGCGCCCGTCGCATTACGACGTCTCGGTGGTACCGCACGCCGACAAGCTCACCTTCGATGGCAAGGTCGGCATTGATATCGAGGTCCTGGAACCCACGGCAACGATCACGCTGAACGCGATCGACATGAGCTTCGCCAACGTGACGCTGGCCGCCGCGAAGGGCAAGGCCGGCTTCGGTGCGCCGAAGGTCTCGATCGATGCGGAAAACCAGACCGCGACGTTCACGTTCGCCAAGCCGCTGGCCGCTGGCGCGTACCGCCTGTCGATGGATTACACCGGCAAGATCGGCACCCAGGCCAACGGCCTGTTCGCGATCGATTACGACACCAAGGCCTCGGGCAAGAAGCGCGCGCTGTACACGCAGTTCGAAAATTCCGATGCCCGCCGTTTCATTCCGTCATGGGATGAGCCGAACTACAAGGCTACCTTCACCCTCGACGCCACCGTGCCGTCCGCCGATATGGCCGTGAGCAACATGCCCGCCGCATCGAAGAAGGATGTGGGCCATGGCATGGTGAAGTGGAGCTTCGGCCAGTCGCCGAAGATGTCGACCTACCTGGTGTTTTTTGGTGCGGGCGAGTTCGACCGCATCACCACCAAGAGCGAAGGCGTCGAGATCGGCGTCATCACCCAGAAGGGCCTGACCTCGCAGGCGCAGTTCACGCTGGACTCCGGCAGCGCCGTGCTGAAGGAATACAACAACTACTTCGGCGTGCCGTACCCGCTGCCGAAGCTCGATAACATCGCCAGCCCGGGCCAGAGCCAGTTCTTCGCCGCCATGGAAAACTGGGGCGCGATCTACACCTTCGAATACGCGCTGCTGCTCGACCCGACCATTTCCACCCAGGCCGACAAGCAGGAAGTGTTCAACACGGCGGCGCATGAAATGGCGCACCAGTGGTTCGGCGACCTGGTGACCATGCAGTGGTGGGACGACCTGTGGCTCAACGAAGGCTTCGCCTCTTGGCTCGCCGCGCGCACCACCGAGCGCCTGCATCCGGAATGGCACACCAATCTTGAAAACGTCGGCACGCGCGAAAGCGCGATGGCCCGCGACAGCGTCGTCACCACCCACCCGGTGGTGCAGCGCGTGGCCACGGTGGAGCAGGCCAGCCAGGCGTTTGACTCGATTACTTACGCCAAGGGTGAGTCCGTCATCCGCATGCTCGAGGCCTACGTGGGTCCGGATGCATGGCGCAAGGGCGTGCAGGCGTATATCAAGGCCCACGCATACGGCAACACGGTGTCCGACGACCTGTGGAAGGAAATCGATGCGGCCGCTGGCAAGCCGGTCACGCAGATCGCGCATGATTTCACACTGCAGCCGGGTATCCCGCTGGTGAAGGTGGAGTCGGTGTCGTGTGCGAATGGTTCGACCACGCTGACCCTGTCGCAGGGTGAGTTCACCCGCGATCGCCCGGACAAGAAGCCGCTGCACTGGAACGTGCCGGTGATCGCGAAGACGCTGGGTGGCGCACCTGCTTCCACCCTGCTCGACGGCAAGGGAACGCTCACCGTCGCGGGTTGCGGCCCGGTCATCGTCAACGCCGGCCAGACCGGCTACTACCGCACGCAGTACACCCCGGCACTGGTCAAGCAGCTGCTGGGCGCGTTCACCAAGCTCGATCCGATCGACCAGCTCGGCGTGATGAGCGATACCTGGGCGCAGGGCATGGTGGGCCTGCAGCCGACCTCCGATGGGCTCGACCTGATCAAGGCCACGCCGCTCGATGCTTCGCCGCAGTTGTGGCAGGAAGTGGCCGGCAACCTGGCCATGCTCGATACCTATTACCAGGGTGACGCGGCGCGCCAGGCGGTATTCCGCAAGTTCGCCATCAGCCGTCTCTCGCCCAAGCTCGACCAGGTGGGCTGGGAAGCGAAGCAGGGCGAGGAAGTGCCGGTCGCGATCCTGCGTTCTTCGCTGATCGGCACGCTCGGCTTCCTTGGCGACGCCAAGGTGGTGGCGGAAGCGCGTAGCCGCTTCGAAAAGAACAGCATGCCGCCGGAACTGCGCAAGACCATCCTGGGCGTCGTGGCGACCAACGCCGATGCTGCGACGTGGGACAAGCTGCACGAGCAGGCCAAGGCGGAGAAGACCCCGCTGGTGAAGGATCGCCTGTACGGCATGCTCGCGGCCGCCCGCGACAATGCGCTCGCCCAGCGCGCGCTTGACCTCGCCCTGACCGACGAGCCGGGTGCGACCAACAGCGCTGGCCTTATCCGCGGCGTGTCGCGCCTGCACCCGGAACTGGCCTTCGACTTCGCCGTCGCCCACAAGGACCAGGTCGACAAGTTCGTCGACTCGACCTCCACGGCGCGCTACTACCCGGCGATCGCTGGCATGTCGATGCAGAAGGCGACGATCGACAAGATCAACGCGTTCTCGGCCAAGTACATCGCCGAAGGCTCGCGTCGCGATGCGGAGACCACGGTCAGCAGCATCACGTACCGCATGATGGTCCGCGACCAGCGCCTCCCGGCCGTGGACGCATGGCTCAAGAAGAACGGCTGA
- a CDS encoding glutaminyl-peptide cyclotransferase: protein MRNLRHLVFLLAAAAVLPACAREATPVRGYTVVHRYPHDPKAFTEGLFYEDGFLYESTGEYDGAGVRKVELDTGKVVQQRDVPQGYFGEGIVFAGPYLLQLTWRQGVGFLYDRSSFELKGTLRYSGEGWALTRDATHLYMSDGTPVIRVLDPDTFKQTGSITVTDDGVPVQMVNELEWVKGAIYANVWQTSRIARIDPKTGKVIDWIELAPLVKEQHVGNDPDAVLNGIAYDAKHDRLFITGKRWSNLYEIKIKP from the coding sequence ATGCGAAACTTACGACACCTGGTCTTCCTTCTCGCGGCCGCCGCTGTACTGCCCGCCTGTGCCAGGGAAGCCACGCCCGTACGCGGTTACACCGTCGTGCACCGCTACCCGCATGATCCGAAGGCCTTCACCGAAGGCCTCTTCTACGAAGACGGGTTCCTCTACGAAAGCACGGGCGAGTACGACGGCGCCGGCGTGCGCAAGGTGGAACTCGACACCGGCAAGGTGGTGCAGCAGCGCGATGTGCCGCAGGGATACTTTGGCGAAGGCATCGTGTTCGCCGGCCCCTACCTGCTCCAGCTCACCTGGCGACAGGGCGTCGGCTTCCTCTACGACCGCAGCTCTTTCGAGCTGAAGGGCACGCTGCGCTACAGCGGCGAAGGCTGGGCGCTCACCCGCGACGCCACGCATCTCTACATGAGCGATGGCACGCCGGTGATCCGCGTGCTGGACCCCGATACGTTCAAGCAGACCGGCAGCATCACCGTCACCGACGACGGCGTGCCGGTCCAGATGGTGAATGAGCTGGAGTGGGTGAAGGGCGCGATCTACGCCAACGTGTGGCAGACCAGCCGTATCGCCCGCATCGACCCGAAGACCGGCAAGGTCATCGACTGGATTGAACTGGCCCCGTTGGTCAAGGAGCAGCACGTCGGTAACGATCCCGATGCCGTGCTCAACGGCATCGCCTACGATGCCAAACACGACCGCCTGTTCATCACCGGCAAGCGCTGGTCGAACCTCTACGAAATCAAGATCAAACCCTGA
- a CDS encoding PfkB family carbohydrate kinase — MTGIRLLVVGGYSEEERWRVPRLPRAGEPVHAESFERRPGGKAFHQAVAAAHTGTGTGLIAAIGDDIIDPSGLPPLVDARWQVVSGTRTGRTGLFEEPRGQSLAVLSSGANEHLDAAFVAAQGDLFDEASVLLASAEANIDTIAAALEFAGAKRLLRILDPGPLPPRLSVREFASTDVLLLGLHEFAHACGRFLNIDVTAQAVTGMGDATINALARRLCAGTVVISLEKSCLVSHGADRHDDPTDLYRLPACGHGDAFKGTLAARLTTPGSFKEALTAACERTPPL; from the coding sequence ATGACGGGTATCCGCCTGCTGGTCGTTGGCGGGTATAGCGAGGAAGAACGCTGGCGCGTGCCGCGCCTTCCTCGCGCCGGCGAGCCTGTACACGCCGAGTCGTTTGAACGGCGGCCCGGCGGCAAGGCCTTCCACCAGGCCGTCGCCGCCGCCCACACCGGCACGGGCACCGGCCTGATCGCCGCCATCGGCGACGACATCATCGACCCTTCGGGGCTGCCGCCGCTGGTGGACGCGCGCTGGCAGGTGGTGTCCGGCACGCGTACCGGGCGCACCGGTCTGTTCGAAGAACCGCGCGGGCAGTCGCTCGCCGTCCTCTCCTCCGGCGCCAACGAACACCTCGACGCGGCCTTCGTCGCCGCACAGGGCGACCTGTTCGATGAGGCTTCGGTGCTGTTGGCCTCCGCGGAGGCCAACATCGATACCATCGCCGCTGCGCTGGAATTTGCGGGCGCCAAGCGCCTGCTGCGCATCCTCGATCCCGGCCCGTTGCCGCCGCGCCTTTCCGTTCGCGAGTTCGCGAGCACCGATGTGCTCCTGCTCGGACTGCACGAGTTCGCCCACGCCTGCGGGCGTTTCCTCAATATCGATGTCACCGCCCAGGCGGTGACAGGCATGGGCGACGCCACGATCAACGCCCTGGCCCGCCGGCTATGTGCCGGCACGGTCGTGATCTCCCTGGAAAAGAGCTGCCTCGTCTCGCATGGCGCTGACCGCCACGACGATCCCACCGACCTCTACCGCCTGCCCGCCTGCGGCCACGGCGATGCCTTCAAGGGCACGCTGGCCGCACGCCTGACCACACCCGGCAGCTTCAAGGAAGCACTAACCGCCGCCTGCGAGCGCACCCCGCCCTTGTAG
- a CDS encoding NupC/NupG family nucleoside CNT transporter — protein MLDLLGHILFGLFGLAVLVGIAFCFSNNKRSVDWKLVATGITLQIAFAAIVLKVPLGRDVFDAIATGFVRLLDYVEVGSRFIFGSLLDTDKFGVIFAVKVLPTIIFFASLTGVLYHLGVMQQIVKGMAWVITKVMRVSGAETTSVCASVFIGQTEAPLTIKPYLERMTQAELMTVMIGGMAHIAGSVMAAYVAMLGGDDPASRMFYAKHLLTASVMAAPATMVLAKILVPETQEPLTRGTVKIEVEKTTANVIDAAATGAGDGLKLALNVGAMLLAFIALIALINGPVQWIGTIGGEHSINAYLSANAGHAVTFSLETIFGWVLAPIAWLIGVPWHDATVVGSFIGEKVVINEFVAYADLAKHLPDLMPESRLIATYALCGFANFSSIAIQIGGIGGLAPNRRADLARLGLRAVLGGSIATFMTATIAGVLERF, from the coding sequence ATGCTCGATCTGCTGGGCCACATTCTGTTTGGCCTGTTCGGTTTGGCGGTGCTCGTGGGCATCGCGTTCTGCTTCTCCAACAACAAGCGCTCGGTTGACTGGAAGCTGGTCGCCACCGGCATCACCCTGCAGATCGCTTTTGCCGCCATCGTGCTGAAGGTGCCGCTGGGCCGCGACGTGTTCGACGCGATAGCGACCGGCTTCGTGCGCCTGCTCGATTACGTGGAAGTGGGTTCGCGCTTCATCTTCGGCAGCCTGCTCGATACCGACAAGTTCGGCGTGATCTTCGCCGTGAAGGTCCTCCCCACCATCATCTTCTTCGCCTCGCTCACCGGCGTGCTGTACCACCTGGGCGTGATGCAGCAGATCGTAAAGGGCATGGCGTGGGTCATCACCAAGGTGATGCGCGTCTCCGGCGCGGAGACCACCAGCGTCTGCGCCAGCGTGTTCATCGGCCAGACCGAGGCGCCACTCACGATCAAGCCGTACCTCGAGCGCATGACCCAGGCCGAGCTCATGACCGTCATGATCGGCGGCATGGCGCACATCGCCGGCTCGGTCATGGCCGCCTACGTGGCCATGCTCGGCGGCGACGATCCGGCTTCGCGCATGTTCTACGCGAAGCACCTGCTCACCGCTTCGGTGATGGCGGCTCCGGCCACCATGGTGCTGGCCAAGATCCTCGTCCCGGAAACCCAGGAACCGCTCACCCGCGGTACCGTCAAGATCGAAGTCGAGAAGACCACGGCCAACGTGATCGACGCCGCCGCCACCGGCGCGGGCGATGGCCTGAAGCTGGCGCTCAACGTCGGCGCCATGCTGCTGGCCTTCATCGCGCTGATCGCGCTCATCAACGGCCCGGTGCAGTGGATCGGCACGATCGGCGGCGAGCACAGCATCAACGCTTACCTCTCGGCCAATGCCGGCCATGCGGTCACCTTCAGCCTCGAAACGATCTTCGGCTGGGTGCTGGCCCCGATCGCCTGGCTGATCGGCGTGCCCTGGCACGATGCGACCGTGGTCGGTAGCTTCATCGGCGAGAAGGTCGTCATCAACGAGTTCGTCGCCTACGCCGACCTCGCGAAGCACCTGCCGGACCTGATGCCGGAAAGCCGCCTGATCGCGACCTATGCGCTCTGCGGTTTCGCCAACTTCTCGTCCATCGCCATCCAGATTGGCGGTATCGGCGGCCTCGCCCCGAACCGTCGTGCCGACCTCGCACGCCTCGGCCTGCGCGCCGTGCTCGGCGGCTCCATCGCCACCTTCATGACGGCGACCATCGCCGGCGTGCTGGAGCGCTTCTGA
- the rhtC gene encoding threonine export protein RhtC, whose protein sequence is MAHIFLTLAVVQLVALVTPGPDFFFVSQLAASRSRREAAAGVVGIALGVAVWAALALLGLQLLLHRLAWLERGIAVAGGAYLCWMGFQMLRASWKAKPDAAVPVVDVRDSSPGRALLRGLLTNLANPKAAIYFASIFSAFIGDGVDAGARWGLWAMVTAETVLWFGVVAAIFAMPAMRRGYVRASRWIDGGAGAIFTLFGLHLILGRRAV, encoded by the coding sequence ATGGCACATATCTTCCTGACCCTGGCCGTGGTCCAGCTGGTGGCCCTGGTCACCCCCGGCCCCGATTTCTTCTTCGTCAGCCAACTGGCGGCGAGCCGCTCCCGGCGCGAGGCCGCCGCGGGCGTGGTGGGTATCGCTCTGGGCGTGGCTGTTTGGGCCGCGCTGGCCCTGCTGGGCCTGCAGCTCCTGCTGCACCGCCTGGCCTGGCTGGAGCGGGGCATCGCCGTGGCCGGCGGCGCCTATCTCTGCTGGATGGGTTTCCAGATGCTCCGGGCCTCCTGGAAGGCAAAACCCGATGCGGCGGTCCCTGTCGTCGACGTGCGCGATTCCAGCCCGGGAAGGGCGTTGCTCCGTGGCCTGTTGACCAACCTGGCCAACCCCAAGGCCGCCATTTATTTCGCTTCGATCTTCTCGGCCTTCATTGGCGATGGCGTGGACGCCGGCGCGCGCTGGGGCCTGTGGGCCATGGTGACGGCCGAGACGGTGCTGTGGTTCGGCGTGGTCGCGGCGATCTTCGCCATGCCGGCCATGCGCCGCGGCTACGTCCGCGCAAGCCGCTGGATCGATGGCGGGGCGGGAGCGATCTTCACCCTGTTCGGCCTCCATCTGATCCTGGGTCGCCGCGCGGTCTAA
- a CDS encoding MarR family winged helix-turn-helix transcriptional regulator — MSGESATPAATLHLGRDLMLAGSRLRDAVGRRAQREFGITALQGDMLLLLAVHGSMISTELAGTCGVNASTVTHAVDAGIERGLMKRTRNNADRRLVDIGLTPAGKRMAERVRALIADVARNALEGVGAPHLLVLAESLAQVSRNLDRD, encoded by the coding sequence ATGAGCGGCGAATCCGCCACCCCCGCCGCGACGCTGCATCTCGGCCGCGACCTGATGCTTGCCGGTTCGCGCCTGCGCGATGCGGTGGGCCGTCGCGCCCAGCGGGAGTTCGGTATCACCGCCCTGCAGGGCGACATGCTCCTGTTGCTCGCTGTCCACGGCAGCATGATCTCGACGGAGCTGGCGGGTACCTGCGGCGTGAATGCGAGCACGGTGACCCACGCGGTGGATGCGGGGATCGAGCGCGGGCTGATGAAGCGCACGCGCAACAATGCCGACCGCCGGCTGGTGGATATCGGCCTGACCCCGGCAGGCAAGCGCATGGCCGAGCGGGTCCGTGCGCTCATCGCCGACGTGGCCCGCAACGCCCTCGAAGGCGTCGGTGCCCCGCATCTCCTGGTCCTGGCCGAGAGCCTGGCCCAGGTCAGCCGGAACCTCGACCGCGATTAG
- a CDS encoding AraC family transcriptional regulator: MYRAETACSVRIPRTPTLVIDLAQRSAALDRPSEVTQVQAWRDRLALTEIVIGPDDGADDDLLLVYRTVGAADPGAGAILFRRAPDSSDIVHPPAVRSLAQVLFDTLRAEQPNAPLMAHVALALRAILPAPQREDAGAIRGGLANWQERRALAFMEQRLDQSFPVSDVADACGLSVNHFSRAFRRSLGKPPHRWLLERRIGRARELLQTTELSLADIALACGFAEQSHFTRVFTRLVGMPPGAWRRAAE, from the coding sequence ATGTACCGCGCCGAGACTGCCTGCTCCGTCAGAATCCCGCGCACGCCCACGCTTGTGATCGACCTCGCGCAGCGTTCGGCCGCGCTCGACAGGCCGTCCGAGGTCACCCAGGTACAGGCATGGCGGGATCGCCTGGCATTAACCGAAATCGTGATCGGCCCCGACGACGGTGCCGATGACGACCTGTTGCTCGTCTACCGCACGGTGGGCGCGGCAGATCCCGGGGCGGGCGCCATTCTGTTTCGTCGCGCGCCGGACAGCAGCGATATCGTGCACCCACCCGCCGTGCGCAGCCTGGCGCAGGTGCTGTTCGATACGCTGCGTGCCGAACAGCCCAACGCTCCCCTCATGGCGCATGTGGCGCTGGCCTTGCGCGCCATCCTGCCCGCCCCCCAGCGCGAGGATGCCGGTGCCATCCGCGGTGGCCTGGCGAACTGGCAGGAACGTCGCGCGCTCGCCTTCATGGAGCAGCGGCTGGACCAGAGCTTTCCCGTCTCGGATGTCGCCGATGCATGCGGCCTGTCGGTGAACCACTTCTCGCGCGCCTTCCGCCGCAGCCTCGGCAAGCCGCCGCACCGCTGGCTGCTCGAGCGGCGGATCGGCCGGGCCCGTGAACTGCTGCAGACCACGGAGCTTTCGCTCGCCGATATCGCGCTGGCCTGTGGCTTCGCCGAGCAGAGCCATTTCACCCGGGTATTCACCCGGCTGGTAGGGATGCCGCCCGGCGCCTGGCGGCGCGCGGCGGAGTAA